A window from Gymnogyps californianus isolate 813 chromosome 27, ASM1813914v2, whole genome shotgun sequence encodes these proteins:
- the LOC127026305 gene encoding bile acid receptor-like, whose translation MKQCSWEQNMANTFVTVPDGYCLPEPIQYYDVLPEHINYQLQDTDFQSVPYCQYSTVQIPPPVLQSQPSQSQYSTYGLDSQYGDGQCIISSCELSKPPFMAPHIDDGGYQVLKRPRLNHSSLRLKGQEELCVVCGDKASGYHYNALTCEGCKGFFRRSITKNAVYRCKNGGHCEMDMYMRRKCQECRLKKCKAVGMLAECLLTEVQCKSKRLRKNFKQKSSFLCNIKLEDEGLNSKHVSSTTRSGKIPEKMELTPGEHQLLDHIVAAHQKYTIPLEEAKKFLQETASPEESFLRLSETAVVHVQVLVDFTKRLPGFESLASEDQIALLKGSTVEAMFLRSAQIYNQRISECQPSTSESHVRLSDHGTCCHIQNLDKNNIYSMEMSHNEESPTSTTTTGITEDFITALFYFYRSMGELNVTETEYALLVATTVFFSDRPLLRNKRHVEELQEPLLGILYKYSKIHHPEDPQHFARLIGRLTELRTLNHTHAEVLVTWRTKDPRLTSLLCEIWDLH comes from the exons ATGAAACAGTGCAGTTGGGAGCAGAATATGGCAAATACGTTTGTCACTGTACCTGATGGGTATTGTCTTCCTGAGCCCATACAGTATTACG ATGTTTTACCGGAGCACATCAACTATCAGCTGCAAGACACTGATTTTCAGAGTGTGCCTTACTGCCAGTACTCAACAGTTCAAATTCCTCCTCCAGTATTACAGTCACAACCTTCTCAGTCCCAATACAGCACATATGGCCTGGACTCTCAGTACGGCGATGGGCAGTGTATCATCAGCAGCTGTGAATTAAGCAAACCCCCTTTCATGGCTCCCCACATTGATGATGGTGGATACCAAGTATTAAAACGGCCAAGATTAAACCACTCTTCTTTGAGACTGAAGGGACAGGAGGAGCTGTGTGTTGTGTGTGGTGACAAGGCCTCAGGCTATCACTACAATGCACTTACCTGCGAAGGCTGTAAAG GCTTCTTTCGACGTAGCATAACCAAAAATGCTGTGTATCGATGCAAGAATGGTGGTCATTGTGAAATGGACATGTACATGCGAAGGAAGTGTCAGGAATGTCGCTTGAAGAAGTGTAAAGCTGTGGGAATGCTAGCAGAAT GTTTGCTGACTGAAGTACAGTGCAAGTCAAAGCGACTCAGGAAGAATTTCAAACAGAAGAGCAGTTTTCTTTGCAACATAAAACTGGAAGATGAGGGACTGAATAGTAAGCATGTATCATCTACAACAAGATCTGGAAAA atccCAGAGAAGATGGAGCTTACTCCAGGGGAACATCAGCTTCTTGACCACATTGTAGCAGCACACCAAAAATACACAATTCCCCTTGAGGAAGCAAAGAAGTTT CTACAAGAAACTGCAAGTCCTGAGGAAAGTTTTCTCCGTCTCTCCGAGACAGCAGTTGTCCATGTACAAGTGTTAGTGGATTTCACAAAAAGACTTCCAG GATTTGAAAGTTTAGCTAGTGAAGATCAGATCGCGCTGCTAAAAGGGTCAACAGTTGAGGCAATGTTTTTGCGTTCAGCCCAAATATATAACCAAAGAATTAGTGAATGCCAACCATCAACAAGTGAAA GTCATGTAAGACTTTCTGATCATGGGACATGTTGTCACATTCAAAACCTTGataaaaacaacatttattCCATGGAAATGTCTCACAATGAGGAGAGTCCAACTTCCACTACTACCACAG gtaTAACCGAGGACTTTATTACCGCACTGTTTTACTTCTACAGAAGCATGGGGGAACTGAACGTGACTGAGACCGAGTATGCCCTGCTTGTAGCAACAACtgtgtttttttcag ACCGCCCGCTCCTGAGGAACAAGCGGCACGTagaagagctgcaggagccGCTCCTGGGCATCCTCTACAAGTACTCGAAGATCCATCACCCCGAGGACCCCCAGCACTTCGCCCGCCTTATCGGGCGCCTCACGGAACTGCGCACCCTCAACCACACCCACGCGGAGGTGCTGGTGACATGGAGAACAAAGGACCCCCGGCTGACCTCCCTGCTCTGCGAGATCTGGGATCTGCACTAG